Proteins encoded in a region of the Aliivibrio fischeri ATCC 7744 = JCM 18803 = DSM 507 genome:
- a CDS encoding glycosyl hydrolase 108 family protein, with protein sequence MNEINQYPSIFLKIFKRVIEHEGEYQCNSQDPGNWTGGKVNKGKLNGTKYGLSAHSYPNWDIKSITLEEAKVEYFKWYQKSKIYQFREPLQYQLFDAAFNHGQKWANRFLQRAVGVKDDGIIGIITMRSVLSFNVEYVLMKFLAVRTRFFTDLSSYDVFGRGWVRRVAKNLHYAAEDILSLRD encoded by the coding sequence ATGAATGAAATTAATCAGTACCCATCCATTTTTTTAAAGATTTTTAAACGCGTTATTGAGCATGAAGGTGAATATCAATGTAATTCACAAGATCCTGGTAATTGGACTGGGGGAAAGGTTAATAAGGGGAAGCTAAATGGTACTAAATATGGGTTATCGGCACATTCTTATCCTAACTGGGATATAAAATCGATAACATTAGAAGAAGCAAAAGTTGAATATTTTAAATGGTATCAAAAATCTAAAATTTATCAATTTAGGGAGCCATTACAATATCAATTATTTGATGCTGCTTTTAATCATGGTCAAAAGTGGGCTAATCGTTTCTTACAGCGTGCTGTTGGGGTTAAAGATGATGGAATTATAGGAATCATAACTATGCGTAGTGTCTTATCTTTTAATGTAGAGTATGTTTTGATGAAGTTTTTAGCTGTAAGGACTCGATTTTTTACAGATTTAAGTTCATATGATGTATTTGGACGTGGTTGGGTTCGAAGGGTTGCGAAGAACTTACATTATGCTGCTGAAGATATTTTAAGTCTTAGAGATTAA
- a CDS encoding glycosyltransferase family 9 protein, giving the protein MKWMEPFLFYIFNNKKYNDVSLLNPEAVKNILIVRNNKRIGNMYFLIPFVKEIRKKYPDAHITLILKYEWQREVFLGMGIDEFVFSHFSARAAFKFISSIIKTRRKKFDLIFQPYSSVEDTLICSMLSARNKIAPFHKRRNFVFTHTFKKRDKLKHAALSRLYLISELGFECKNVSHFLELTDKELVTGLLDRQDVYAGNELCIAYFRGARGTKRLSDLQWREILSKIEHDLEQKIKWIEILSPDITSPLNDDSLYYYNSNMRILSSFLKNVDIFISCDTGPLHLADASNCRCLGLYNKTDPEVFGVLNELSHNVQIEDIDNLDFRQFL; this is encoded by the coding sequence ATGAAGTGGATGGAACCTTTTTTATTTTATATTTTTAATAATAAAAAATATAATGATGTATCTTTATTAAATCCTGAGGCTGTTAAAAATATCCTTATCGTAAGGAATAATAAAAGAATTGGGAATATGTATTTTCTTATCCCCTTTGTTAAGGAGATAAGAAAAAAATATCCAGATGCACATATCACACTAATTTTAAAGTATGAATGGCAGAGAGAGGTTTTTCTTGGTATGGGAATTGATGAATTTGTTTTTTCTCATTTCTCTGCTAGAGCGGCATTTAAGTTTATTTCTTCTATTATAAAAACAAGAAGAAAAAAGTTCGATCTTATTTTTCAGCCTTATTCATCAGTTGAAGATACCTTGATCTGTTCTATGCTTAGTGCTAGAAATAAAATAGCTCCTTTTCACAAGCGCCGAAATTTTGTTTTTACTCATACTTTTAAGAAAAGAGATAAATTAAAGCATGCTGCGCTGAGTCGGTTATATTTAATTTCAGAGCTAGGCTTTGAATGTAAAAATGTATCTCATTTTCTTGAGTTAACTGATAAAGAATTAGTCACTGGTCTGTTAGATAGGCAAGATGTATATGCTGGTAATGAATTATGTATTGCTTACTTTAGAGGAGCAAGAGGAACAAAAAGATTATCTGACTTACAATGGCGAGAGATTTTATCTAAAATTGAACATGATTTAGAACAGAAAATTAAATGGATAGAGATATTAAGCCCAGATATAACAAGTCCTTTGAATGATGATTCATTATATTATTATAATTCAAACATGCGTATTTTATCGAGTTTCTTAAAAAATGTTGATATATTTATTAGTTGTGATACAGGACCTTTGCATTTAGCCGATGCGTCTAATTGTCGCTGCCTTGGTTTATATAATAAAACAGATCCTGAAGTATTCGGGGTATTAAATGAACTATCACATAATGTTCAAATAGAAGATATTGATAATCTAGATTTTAGACAGTTTTTATAA